One region of Zingiber officinale cultivar Zhangliang chromosome 7B, Zo_v1.1, whole genome shotgun sequence genomic DNA includes:
- the LOC122006456 gene encoding D-3-phosphoglycerate dehydrogenase 3, chloroplastic-like, with protein sequence MAAAAAIKSLLRPSATSPDFSALLPLSASSSASCVSFRSSGFQPSFLGIRLADPAHPTIPALRIRSAGRGVRIEAAARPTILVAEKLGEAGLALLRDFANVDCSYNLSPEELCVKISLCDALIVRSGTKVTREVFEASKGRLKVVGRAGVGIDNVDLQAATESGCLVVNAPTANTVAAAEHGIALLTAMARNVAQADASMKAGKWQRNKYVGVSLVGKTLAVMGFGKVGSEVARRAKGLGMQVIAHDPYAPADRARAIGVELVSFDEAISTADFISLHMPLTPTTAKIFNDETFAKIKKGVRIINVARGGVIDEDALFRALDNGTVAQAALDVFTIEPPPKDSKLVLHENVIATPHLGASTVEAQEGVAVEIAEAVIGALKGELAATAVNAPMVPAQVLSELAPYVILAEKLGRLAVQLVAGGSGIKGVKVVYTSARDPDDLDTRVLRAMITKGIIEPISSVFVNIVNADYTAKQRGLRISEERIFRDSSPEIPLDSIQIHLSNVESKFASALSDAGDITVEGRVKDGIPRLTLVGSFSVDVSLEGNVILCRNVDLPGNIGRVGRILGEQNINISFMSVGRTAPRKQAIMAIGVDEEPNKETLKKIGETPTIEEFVFLKL encoded by the exons atggccgccgccgccgctatCAAATCCCTCCTCCGCCCCTCCGCCACATCGCCGGATTTCTCCGCCCTCCTTCCCCTCTCCGCTTCCTCCTCTGCGTCGTGTGTCTCCTTCCGGTCCTCCGGCTTTCAACCCTCCTTCCTCGGCATCCGCCTCGCCGACCCCGCGCATCCGACGATCCCCGCGCTAAGGATCCGAAGTGCGGGAAGGGGAGTTCGCATCGAGGCCGCAGCGAGGCCCACTATTCTGGTGGCCGAGAAGCTTGGGGAGGCCGGGCTGGCTCTGCTACGGGACTTCGCCAACGTGGATTGCTCGTACAACCTCTCGCCCGAGGAACTCTGCGTCAAGATCTCTCTCTGCGACGCGCTGATCGTGCGAAGCGGGACGAAGGTGACGCGGGAAGTGTTCGAGGCCTCCAAGGGGCGGCTCAAAGTGGTCGGCAGGGCCGGGGTGGGCATCGACAATGTGGATCTTCAAGCTGCCACGGAGAGCGGGTGCCTCGTTGTCAATGCGCCGACCGCAAACACAGTCGCAGCAGCTGAGCATGGGATAGCGCTTCTTACTGCAATGGCAAGAAACGTCGCTCAGGCTGACGCCTCGATGAAAGCTG GCAAATGGCAGCGCAACAAATATGTTGGTGTCTCTCTGGTAGGGAAGACACTGGCGGTGATGGGATTTGGAAAAGTTGGTTCAGAAGTTGCCAGACGAGCAAAAGGACTTGGGATGCAAGTGATTGCTCATGATCCTTATGCACCTGCTGATAGAGCCCGTGCTATTGGAGTGGAACTTGTATCATTCGATGAAGCCATCTCTACTGCTGATTTCATATCACTTCACATGCCACTAACTCCAACAACTGCAAAGATATTCAATGATGAAACATTTGCAAAGATTAAAAAAGGAGTAAGGATAATTAATGTTGCCAGAGGTGGGGTTATTGATGAAGATGCCTTGTTCCGAGCGCTTGATAATGGTACAGTTGCTCAG GCTGCACTTGACGTATTCACCATCGAGCCTCCTCCAAAAGACAGCAAGCTGGTGTTACATGAAAATGTTATTGCCACTCCTCATCTTGGAGCAAGCACTGTGGAAGCCCAG GAAGGTGTAGCTGTAGAAATAGCAGAGGCTGTTATTGGAGCATTGAAAGGTGAACTTGCTGCCACTGCTGTGAATGCTCCAATGGTTCCTGCTCAG GTCCTTTCTGAGCTAGCCCCTTATGTTATTTTGGCTGAGAAACTTGGTAGGTTAGCTGTTCAATTAGTCGCTGGGGGAAGCGGTATTAAGGGTGTTAAAGTTGTCTACACATCTGCTCGAGATCCCGATGACTTGGACACAAGGGTTCTTCGTGCTATGATCACTAAAGGGATCATCGAACCTATATCTAGTGTGTTTGTCAACATTGTTAACGCAGATTATACAGCCAAGCAGAGAGGTCTTCGCATCAGTGAAGAGAGGATTTTCCGTGACAGCTCTCCTGAGATTCCTCTAGACTCAATTCAGATCCACCTATCTAACGTCGAGTCCAAGTTTGCCAGTGCCTTATCTGATGCTGGTGATATAACAGTAGAAGGAAGAGTGAAGGATGGCATACCTCGCCTCACCCTTGTTGGCTCTTTCAGCGTGGACGTGAGCCTCGAAGGGAATGTCATACTGTGTAGGAACGTCGATCTGCCTGGTAATATTGGTCGGGTGGGAAGAATTCTGGGGGAACAGAACATAAATATTAGCTTTATGAGTGTGGGTAGAACTGCCCCAAGGAAACAGGCTATAATGGCCATTGGTGTTGATGAGGAACCCAACAAGGAAACTCTGAAGAAAATCGGAGAAACTCCAACTATCGAAGAATTTGTCTTCCTGAAGCTATAG
- the LOC122006455 gene encoding probable xyloglucan glycosyltransferase 5: MAPSLDLGDWWAKEIPGGGTPVVVTMQNPNYSVLEIDSPGSDGGGGGGGTFMDKGGRGKNAKQFTWVLLLKAHRAVGCVAWLAAGLWALLGAVRRRLLLRQSPSDDKGRLLFRFLRAFLLLSLAMLAFEMVAYLKGWHFKNPNFRVPEAADIRGWMYIAYASWLSFRADYIAYPIQSLSCFCIFLFVVQSVDRLVLCLGCLYIKWKKIKPTIDGDPFKPDDVEGSSSDYPMVLVQIPMCNEREVYEQSISAVCQIDWPRDRLLIQVLDDSDDELVKLLIAAEVSKWSQRGVNIIYRHRSIRTGYKAGNLKSAMSCDYVKDYEFVAIFDADFTPNPDFLKKTVPHFKGNPEVGLVQARWSFVNKDENLLTRLQNINLCFHFEVEQQVNGNFLNFFGFNGTAGVWRIQALEESGGWLERTTVEDMDIAVRAHLDGWKFIFLNDVKVLCEVPESYEVYRKQQHRWHSGPMQLFRLCLPAIIKSKISIWKKANLILLFFLLRKLILPFYSFTLFCIILPLSMFVPEAELPIWVICYIPVIMSFLNILPAPRSIPFLVPYLLFENTMSVTKFNAMVAGLFQLGSSYEWIVTKKAGRSSESDLLAAAERDAKPMQQLLRGVSDSELIELTKLKKQEEAPAVKRKENKIYKKELALALLLLTAAIRSLLSAQGIHFYFLLFQGVSFLLVGLDLIGEQMS, from the exons ATGGCGCCAAGCCTGGATCTCGGGGACTGGTGGGCGAAGGAGATTCCCGGCGGCGGCACGCCGGTGGTGGTGACGATGCAGAACCCGAACTACTCCGTCCTCGAGATCGACAGCCCCGGCagcgacggcggcggcggcggcggcggcacctTCATGGACAAGGGCGGCCGCGGGAAGAACGCGAAGCAGTTCACGTGGGtgctgctcctcaaggcccaccGCGCGGTGGGCTGCGTCGCCTGGCTGGCGGCCGGCCTATGGGCCCTGCTGGGCGCCGTCCGGAGGAGGCTACTCCTCCGGCAAAGTCCGTCCGACGACAAGGGCCGTCTCCTCTTCCGCTTTCTCAGGGCCTTCCTGCTCCTCTCCCTCGCCATGCTCGCCTTCGAGATGGTTGCCTACCTGAAGGGATGGCACTTCAAGAACCCTAATTTTCGCGTTCCCGAAGCCGCGGACATCCGCGGGTGGATGTACATTGCCTACGCCTCCTGGCTCTCCTTCCGGGCAGACTACATTGCCTACCCCATCCAGAGCTTGTCCTGCTTCTGCATTTTCCTCTTCGTCGTCCAGTCGGTCGACCGACTAGTCCTCTGCCTCGGCTGCTTATACATCAAGTGGAAGAAGATCAAACCCACCATCGACGGCGATCCATTCAAACCGGATGACGTAGAGGGATCAAGCTCCGACTACCCCATGGTGCTCGTCCAGATTCCAATGTGCAACGAAAGAGAG GTGTACGAGCAATCTATTTCCGCCGTCTGCCAGATCGATTGGCCAAGAGACCGTCTGCTGATTCAAGTTCTTGACGACTCTGACGACGAGTTGGTGAAGCTCCTGATTGCGGCAGAGGTCTCCAAGTGGAGCCAACGGGGAGTGAACATCATCTATCGGCATCGATCGATCAGGACAGGCTACAAAGCTGGGAATCTGAAGTCGGCCATGAGCTGTGACTATGTCAAAGACTACGAGTTTGTTGCAATATTTGATGCTGATTTCACACCAAACCCTGATTTCCTCAAGAAGACAGTTCCACATTTTAAG GGAAATCCCGAAGTCGGGCTAGTTCAGGCTCGGTGGAGCTTCGTGAACAAGGATGAGAACCTGCTAACTCGGCTCCAAAACATCAACCTGTGCTTTCACTTTGAGGTCGAGCAGCAGGTGAATGGCAACTTCTTGAACTTCTTTGGTTTCAATGGGACTGCTGGTGTGTGGAGAATCCAAGCCTTGGAGGAATCAGGAGGGTGGCTTGAGCGGACGACGGTCGAAGATATGGACATTGCCGTGCGTGCTCACCTCGACGGCTGGAAGTTCATCTTCCTCAACGACGTCAAG GTGTTGTGTGAAGTGCCCGAATCTTATGAAGTCTACCGGAAACAACAGCACCGATGGCACTCCGGCCCGATGCAATTATTCCGTCTGTGCCTTCCTGCCATCATAAAATCCAAG ATATCGATATGGAAGAAGGCTAACTTgatccttcttttcttcctcttgagAAAGCTCATCCTCCCATTTTATTCCTTCACATTGTTCTGCATAATTCTTCCACTGTCAATGTTTGTGCCTGAGGCTGAGTTACCAATTTGGGTAATCTGTTATATCCCTGTGATCATGTCCTTCCTAAACATTCTTCCGGCCCCGAGATCGATCCCTTTCCTCGTACCTTACCTTCTCTTCGAGAACACGATGTCAGTGACCAAGTTCAATGCCATGGTGGCTGGGTTATTCCAACTCGGAAGTTCGTACGAGTGGATTGTCACAAAGAAGGCAGGGCGGTCATCGGAATCGGATCTTTTGGCGGCGGCCGAACGAGATGCAAAGCCTATGCAGCAGCTCCTTAGAGGTGTTTCAGACAGTGAGCTCATTGAACTGACCAAGTTGAAGAAACAAGAGGAGGCTCCCGCTGTGAAAAGGAAGGAGAACAAAATTTACAAGAAAGAATTAGCGCTTGCTCTTCTACTCCTCACCGCCGCAATCCGAAGTCTCCTCTCGGCACAGGGCATTCACTTCTACTTTCTGTTGTTTCAAGGAGTGTCATTTCTCCTCGTCGGTCTGGATCTCATCGGAGAGCAGATGAGCTGA